The segment CAGACTTGTCGAGAAAAATCTGCTGGTTGAAAATCTCATTCGGACGTACGGTAACCGGAATTTCTACCGTATCAAATCCAAGCTGAGTGCAGAAAATCATATAAGAGCCGGGCGGCACATTTGCAATATTATATAAGCCGTCTTCATTGGTTTGCGCACCAAGTGTGGTTCCTTTCAGCAATACGTTGGTGTATATCACAGGTTCGCCACTGCCCTTTTCAAACACAAGGCCGCGGATGGTAGCATTTTGCGCAACCGCATTTCCAATAAAGATCACCGAAAGCAGGATAAAAACAGAAATAAATCGCATGAATTGGTTTGCAGGAGTTATGATGAAGAGAAAGCAGTTAATTGTTAGCTGGAAATTTTAAGAATGTTATTTTTTCGTTGATAAAGTTTGTAATCTGAATGAATTGAAAATTCATTATTGCCACGGTCCTAACCCTTCGCGCACAAGCACCGGCTCATCCGATGTAAAGTCAATCACTGTGGAAGGCAGGTTCCCGCCTGTTCCACCGTCAATAACGACGGCAATCCGGTTATGAAAGCGGTTCTCGATTTCACGCGGATCGGTAATGTAATCAAGAATTACATCCTCATCGTGCAGTGAAGTGGAGATGATCGGATGTCCTAATTCTTTTGCGATGGATCTTGCAATTTCATTATCCGGAATGCGTATGCCCACCGTCTTTTTATTGGTTTGAAAAAAACGGGCTACCTGCGGCGCAGCGTTTACAATCATGGTATAAGGCCCCGGAAAAAGCCTTTTCATTTCTTTAAATAC is part of the Chitinophagales bacterium genome and harbors:
- a CDS encoding threonylcarbamoyl-AMP synthase: MLLKIHPNRISDQKINLVVEELKKGGLIVFPTDTVYAFGGDLYQSKAIERLIKLSGKKRPDFSFICSDIAQAQEYTSGLDTPVFKEMKRLFPGPYTMIVNAAPQVARFFQTNKKTVGIRIPDNEIARSIAKELGHPIISTSLHDEDVILDYITDPREIENRFHNRIAVVIDGGTGGNLPSTVIDFTSDEPVLVREGLGPWQ